The Lineus longissimus chromosome 2, tnLinLong1.2, whole genome shotgun sequence genome window below encodes:
- the LOC135483931 gene encoding serine/threonine/tyrosine-interacting-like protein 1 has product MSGLVLCEPTELYNILNQATIYPCLSDTNYLLLLDARKKHEYNESHVVTAKKAPKSEDDEFVVPYDSELECKQHVIIYDSNTRSLKDEGPAIECGKVMWDNGSRGEVKILRGGYEDFSALYPFLRTQKILFMPREMDEIKTYPTEVLPGLLYLGNKRQGNAAYIQKDLKIKAQINCTTEEGELFKEPGPTLMHIPVDDDEESDLLSKFESVCTFIDEHKGNKRNVLVFSDLGISRSITIILAYLMHHYKWPLKEAYEHCKKCCHNIRPNRGFVHQLSKWEEELYGQTQTDISDPNF; this is encoded by the exons ATGTCTGGATTGGTGCTTTGTGAGCCAACTGAACTTTACAACATATTGAATCAAGCCACAATATATCCATGTTTGAGTGATACGAATTATTTATTACTGCTTG ATGCCCGCAAGAAACATGAGTATAATGAAAGTCATGTTGTCACTGCAAAGAAGGCACCAAAGAGTGAAGATGATGAGTTTGTTGTACCATATGATTCAGAATTAGAATGCAAGCAACATGTGATCATCTATGATAGCAACACCAGAAGCTTGAAAGATGAAG GGCCAGCCATTGAGTGTGGGAAGGTGATGTGGGATAATGGGTCTCGTGGTGAAGTGAAGATACTGCGGG GGGGCTATGAAGATTTCTCAGCCCTCTACCCGTTTTTACGGACTCAGAAAATCCTGTTCATGCCACGAGAAATGGACGAGATAAAGACGTACCCTACTGAGGTCCTGCCTGGTCTGCTCTATCTTGGCAACAAGAGGCAAGGAAATGCAGCTTACATACAGAAAGATTTGAAGATCAAGGCACAAATCAACTGCACAACAGAAGAAGGGGAACT GTTCAAGGAGCCAGGCCCAACATTGATGCATATtcctgttgatgatgatgaagaatcaGACTTGTTGTCAAAGTTTGAGTCTGTCTGCACTTTCATCG ATGAACACAAGGGCAACAAGCGCAATGTGCTGGTATTTTCCGATCTTGGCATCAGTCGTAGCATCACTATCATCCTGGCTTACCTGATGCATCATTACAAATGGCCACTAAAG GAGGCATACGAACATTGCAAGAAATGCTGCCACAACATTCGTCCAAACCGAGGTTTTGTTCACCAGCTATCCAAGTGGGAAGAGGAGCTCTACGGACAAACACAAACAGACATTTCTGACCCAAACTTTTAA
- the LOC135483405 gene encoding malate dehydrogenase, mitochondrial-like, with protein MLSRYCSRTTLRAANTALRSFSTTSSQQKKVAVLGASGGIGQPLALLLKQSKLITHLSLYDIAHTPGVAADLSHIDTPAVVSGHLGPEELQSALEGCDVVVIPAGVPRKPGMTRDDLFNTNATICADLAVACAKHCPKAMMAIIANPVNSTVPIVSEIFKNNGVYDRNRIFGVTTLDVVRANTFIAQAKGLDVKDVAVPVIGGHAGITIIPIISQATPPVSFPKEERDALTKRIQDAGTEVVKAKAGAGSATLSMAYAGARFTLSLLEALTGTEGKYECAYVRSDESEAKYFSTPLLLGPNGIEKNLGIGRLIDYEGALLKNAMDELKASIKKGEEFVAKNY; from the exons ATGCTTTCCCGATATTGCAGCAGGACAACACTCAGAGCAGCGAACACTGCGCTGCGGAGTTTCTCAACAACATCAAGC CAACAAAAGAAAGTAGCTGTATTGGGTGCAAGTGGTGGAATCGGTCAGCCATTAGCCCTTCTCCTCAAGCAGAGTAAACTGATAACCCACTTGTCACTATATGATATCGCCCATACACCTGGAGTCGCCGCCGATCTCTCTCACATTGACACACCTGCCGTTGTCTCTGGACACTTAGGCCCTGAAGAACTTCAAAGTGCTCTAGAAGGATGTGATGTGGTTGTGATTCCAGCTGGTGTCCCTCGGAAACCAG GAATGACGCGAGATGATCTATTCAATACAAATGCCACGATTTGTGCTGATTTAGCTGTAGCATGTGCAAAGCACTGCCCAAAAGCTATGATGGCCATCATTGCTAATCCT GTGAATTCAACTGTTCCTATTGTTAGTGAAATCTTCAAGAATAATGGAGTATACGACCGTAACAGGATATTCGGTGTGACAACGTTGGATGTAGTACGAGCAAATACATTTATAGCCCAAGCAAAA GGTTTAGACGTCAAGGATGTTGCGGTGCCCGTTATTGGTGGTCACGCTGGAATCACAATCATCCCCATCATATCACAAGCTACACCACCAGTCTCATTCCCCAAG GAGGAGCGGGATGCCCTTACAAAGAGAATCCAGGATGCTGGCACTGAAGTTGTGAAAGCCAAAGCTGGTGCT GGTTCGGCCACACTGTCTATGGCGTACGCTGGTGCACGGTTTACCCTGTCACTCCTCGAAGCTCTCACCGGTACAGAAGGCAAATATGAGTGCGCCTACGTGAGATCAGATGAGAGTGAAGCCAAATATTTCTCTACACCACTTTTACTTGGG cccaATGGTATCGAGAAAAACTTGGGAATCGGCCGACTTATTGACTATGAAGGAGCTCTGCTTAAAAATGCTATGGATGAACTGAAGGCTAGCATCAAGAAGGGAGAGGAATTTGTAGCCAAAAATTACTAA
- the LOC135483406 gene encoding uncharacterized protein LOC135483406 encodes MVCCLSMAQGPVQAILRPGLWFPGVNRLHSHRECWELPIDVTPIQFIEMITTAVDKIQGEDEEKRVCMSKPTYQIHKTNPETGFVRILCYTRAEWLDVVEIHLSTGKVISFSSGVLPTWFPLCFVFNSLLFWWPFFDFYLNKERLARMRTLLGFNLTASINDPESPYKPNSTEQPPSETTSLPEPSTNDLSVVHSDSTHEESANRDEQA; translated from the exons ATGGTGTGTTGCTTGAGTATGGCCCAAGGGCCAGTGCAAGCCATCCTGAGACCAGGTCTTTGGTTCCCTGGAGTCAACCGCCTTCATAGTCATAGAGAATG TTGGGAGCTGCCCATTGATGTGACACCCATTCAGTTCATTGAGATGATCACAACTGCTGTTGATAAGATTCAAGGAGAGGATGAAGAAAAGAGAGTCTGCATGTCCAAACCAACCTATCAAATACACAAG ACAAACCCAGAAACTGGTTTTGTCCGCATTTTGTGCTACACCAGAGCTGAATGGCTAGATGTCGTGGAAATACATTTATCAACAGGAAAA GTTATATCGTTTTCAAGCGGCGTTCTTCCAACATGGTTTCCGCTGTGTTTTGTATTCAACTCG CTATTGTTCTGGTGGCCATTCTTTGATTTCTACTTGAACAAGGAAAGACTGGCTAGAATGAGGACCCTACTTGGCTTCAACCTGACG GCCAGTATAAATGACCCAGAGAGCCCATACAAGCCAAACTCTACTGAACAGCCTCCATCGGAGACAACCAGCCTCCCAGAGCCATCAACCAACGACTTGTCTGTTGTCCACAGCGACAGCACACATGAGGAGAGTGCCAATAGAGATGAACAGGCCTAG
- the LOC135483932 gene encoding vacuolar protein sorting-associated protein 45-like — protein MNVVLAVKQYVTKMIEDSGPGMKVLLMDKDTTSIVSMVYAQSEILQKEVYLFERIDAGGRETMKHLKCIAYVRPTKENVELLASELRSPKYGLYYIYFSNVISKQEVKTLAEADDQEVVREVQEFYGDYVAVSPHLFSFNIIGCSRTKSWTPTALTRTVQGVTSVLLSLKKCPMIRYQNSSEMAKRFAENVRQVIAKEAALFDFRKTDVAPVLLILDRRDDAVTPLLNQWTYQAMVHETLSINNNRINLSGVPGVQRDLQEVVLSSEHDEFYANNMYSNFGEIGANIKGLMEEFQRKSKGQAKVESIADMKAFVENYPQFKKMSGTVSKHVTVVGELSRLVGNHNLLEVSEAEQELACQNDHSQSLQKIRSLIASEKTRELDMVRLVMLYALRYEKHSNNDVCGLVDALARRGVSEKYRKMIHSILEYGGQKARGSDLFGTKTPIGITKKLFKGLKGVENIYTQHNPYVVEVVDQLIKGKLREAAYPYLGTVQLKDRPQDIVVFIIGGTTYEESLAIYTMNKSNPGVRVVLGGTHIHNLKSFMEEITAATQHPTTTRSGSRAGQIY, from the exons ATGAATGTTGTACTCGCTGTAAAGCAGTATGTGACGAAAATGATAGAAGACAGTGGTCCAGGCATGAAGGTGCTGCTAATGGACAAAGATACG ACGAGTATTGTGAGCATGGTATATGCTCAATCGGAAATCCTCCAGAAGGAAGTGTATCTCTTTGAGAGGATTGATGCTGGTGGGAGAGAGACCATGAAACATCTCAAGTGTATTGCTTATGTACGGCCAACAAAAGAAAATGTGGAGCTCCTTGCCAGTGAACTGAGGTCTCCAAAATATGGCCTCTATTATATTT ACTTTAGTAACGTGATCAGTAAACAAGAAGTGAAGACCCTGGCCGAGGCCGATGATCAGGAGGTTGTGCGAGAGGTTCAGGAATTCTACGGAGATTACGTTGCTGTCAGTCCACATCTGTTTTCCTTCAATATCATTGGCTGCTCAAGA ACCAAGAGCTGGACACCAACAGCATTGACAAGAACAGTGCAGGGggtcacatcagtcttgttgtcTCTGAAGAAATGTCCAATGATCCGATACCAAAATTCATCAGAGATGGCCAAACGGTTTGCAGAGAATGTTCGG CAAGTAATAGCGAAAGAAGCTGCGTTGTTTGACTTCCGAAAGACAGATGTGGCTCCGGTGCTTCTCATCCTGGACAGACGAGATGACGCAGTTACTCCCTTACTCAATCAG TGGACGTACCAAGCAATGGTCCATGAGACTCTCAGTATCAACAACAACCGTATCAACCTGTCTGGAGTGCCTGGGGTTCAGAGGGACCTTCAAGAGGTCGTCCTCTcatctgaacatgatgaatTCTATGCAAAT AACATGTACTCGAACTTCGGTGAGATCGGTGCAAACATCAAAGGTCTCATGGAGGAGTTCCAGAGAAAGTCCAAAGGTCAAGCAAAGGTCGAGTCGATTGCAGATATGAAG GCATTTGTTGAGAACTACCCACAGTTCAAGAAGATGTCGGGGACCGTGTCCAAACACGTGACTGTGGTCGGTGAACTCTCCAGGCTCGTAGGCAACCACAACCTGCTGGAGGTATCTGAGGCGGAGCAAGAGCTCGCTTGTCAGAACGATCACTCGCAGTCATTACAG AAAATCCGATCTTTGATCGCGAGCGAGAAGACGCGTGAGCTTGACATGGTTCGCCTCGTGATGCTCTACGCCTTGAGGTATGAGAAACATAGTAACAACGACGTGTGTGGTCTTGTTGATGCTCTCGCTCGCAGGGGCGTCAGCGAAAAATATAGAAAG ATGATCCATTCCATACTAGAGTATGGGGGCCAGAAAGCGAGAGGCAGTGATCTATTTGGCACCAAGACACCTATTGGCATCACCAAGAAGCTATTCAAAGGACTTAAG GGCGTCGAGAACATCTATACTCAGCATAACCCATACGTTGTGGAGGTCGTAGACCAGCTCATCAAAGGCAAACTACGCGAAGCAGCCTACCCGTATCTGGGCACAGTTCAGTTGAAAGACAG GCCTCAAGATATTGTCGTGTTCATTATTGGTGGCACCACCTATGAGGAGTCACTTGCCATCTACACCATGAACAAATCAAACCCTGGCGTCAGAGTCGTTCTCGGAGGAACACATATACACAATCTCAAAAG CTTTATGGAGGAAATCACCGCAGCGACACAACATCCGACGACGACGCGCTCGGGAAGCAGGGCAGGCCAAATCTACTGA
- the LOC135483933 gene encoding adenylate kinase isoenzyme 6-like, whose translation MEGNKPHGPNILITGTPGTGKTTLAKELAQQSGLNLCNIGDLAKENNLFEGYDDELQCPILDEDRVIDELEDQMSGGGNIVDYHGCEFFPERWFDIVFVLRTENKLLYERLEKRGYSQKKLENNVECEIFQTLLEEARDSYKTEIVHELPSNTPTDMEDNLEKILQWISTWKSTH comes from the exons ATGGAAGGAAACAAACCACATGGTCCAAACATTCTAATTACTG GTACACCAGGTACTGGTAAGACCACTTTGGCAAAAGAACTTGCCCAGCAGAGTGGCCTCAATCTGTGCAATATCGGGGACCTGGCGAAAGAGAACAACTTGTTTGAGGGCTACGATGATGAGTTACAGTGTCCTATACTTGATGAAGACAGG GTCATCGATGAGCTTGAAGACCAGATGTCTGGAGGTGGCAATATTGTAGACTACCACGGCTGCGAGTTCTTCCCAGAAAGGTGGTTTGATATTGTATTTGTGCTTCGAACAGAGAACAAGTTACTTTATGAAAGATTAGAAAAAAG GGGTTACTCCCAGAAGAAACTCGAAAATAACGTGGAGTGTGAAATATTTCAGACGCTATTAGAGGAAGCTAGAGACTCTTATAAAACGGAGATAGTTCATGAACTGCCTAGTAATACACCTACAGACATGGAAGACAATTTAGAGAAAATTTTACAATGGATATCAACGTGGAAAAGTACCCACTAG